The Dongia rigui genome includes the window TGACAAAGGCCGGTGCGATTCTCAACAGCAATGGCCGCCTCACTTTCCCGCGCGCCGTGATCGAGGACACGCTGGCAAAGGCCGCGCGCCGCTTCCCGCTCTATGGCCAGGACCCGCGCCACGATCTCCATCCCTGGGACAAGAAGGTCTATTTCGGCACCGCGGGTGCGGCCGTGCACATGGTCGATCCGGTCACCGGCGACTATCGCGATTCGGTGACCAAGGACCAGTTCGATATCGCCCGCATCGTCGATACGCTGGACCATATCCATTTCTGCCAGCGCTCGGTCGTGTGCCGCGAATTGCCCGATCCGTTCGAAATGGATTTCAACACCTGCTATGCGGCCGTTTCCGGCACGACCAAGCATGTGGGGTCAAGCTGGGTCGATCCCCGCCACCTCGAAGCCAGCCTCCAGATGCTGCACATGATCGCGGGATCTGAGGAGAAGTGGCGCGAGCGACCCTTCGTCAGCCAGTCGAACTGCTTCGTGGTGCCGCCGCTCAAATTCGCCCAGGACGCCTGCCGCTGCCTTGAAGTGGCGGTCCGCGGCGGCATGCCGGTGTTGCTGCTCTCGGCCGGGCAGGCCGGCGCCACGGCACCGGCGGCGCTGGCCGGTGCCATCGTGCAGGAAGTGGCCGAGTGCCTCGCCGGCCTCGTCTATGTGAACGCGATCAAGCCGGGGGCGCCGGCGATCTTCGGCACCTGGTGCTTCGTCTCGGATCTCAGGACCGGTGCCATGTCGGGTGGCTCGCCAGAACAGGCGCTGCTCTCGGCGGCGTCGGCGCAGATGGCGCAGTTCTACGACCTCACCGGCGGCACCGCCTCTGGCATGACGGATTCCAAGACGCCGGACGCACAGGCGGGCTATGAGAAGGCCTATAACCACGCGCTGGTCGGCAATGCCGGCGCCAACATGATCTACGAATCGGCTGGCATGCATGCGAGCCTGCTGGGCTTCTGCCTGGAGAGCCTCCTCATCGATAACGACATCATCGGCGCCACCCAGCGCACGATCAAAGGCATCGATGTCTCCGACGAGCATCTCTCGATCGAGACCATCCGCAAGACCTGTCTGGAAGGTCCGGGCCATTACCTGGGGTCCGAGCAGACGCTGCAGCTGATGCAGACGGAATATGTCTATCCGCTGGTCGGCGACCGCTCGAACCCCAAGGAATGGGTCGAGCAGGGACGTCCCGATTCGGTGGCGCGGGCACAGAAGAAGTTGAAGCAGATCATGAACAACCATTACCCAGCGCATATTCCGGCCGCGGTCGACGATGCGATCCGCGCGAAATTCCCGGTGCGGCTGGAGCGGGAATTCATGCGCAAGGGGTAAAGACGGCACACAAAGAGCGTCATGCCCGGGCTTGACCCGGGCATCCACTCTCTCATTTGCGGCAGTGGATCCCCGGGTCAAGCCCGGGGATGACGCTGTGTAAGAGACTGAATGCAAGACCAGATTTTCTAGGGGACCTAAATGACGCAGCATGCGCGTGTCGTGGTGATCGGCGGTGGGGTTGTCGGCACATCGGCGCTTTATCACTTGGCAAAGCTTGGCTGGAAGGATTGCGTGCTCATCGAGCGCGACGAGCTTGCTTCCGGCTCGACCTGGCATGCCGCCGGCAATGTGCCGACCTTCTCGGGTTCCTGGAACATCATGAAGATGCAGGCTTACTCGGCCAAGCTCTACAAGACGCTGGGCGAGGAAGTCGATTACCCGATGAACTATCACATCACCGGCTCGATCCGCCTCGCGCAC containing:
- a CDS encoding trimethylamine methyltransferase family protein, with translation MSATTSATTDVTVRRGGREARRAARAAPLPENMQPVRSGLEGGRYKPLSDADVLKIHNAAIDVLEKIGMADAIPSGIEVMTKAGAILNSNGRLTFPRAVIEDTLAKAARRFPLYGQDPRHDLHPWDKKVYFGTAGAAVHMVDPVTGDYRDSVTKDQFDIARIVDTLDHIHFCQRSVVCRELPDPFEMDFNTCYAAVSGTTKHVGSSWVDPRHLEASLQMLHMIAGSEEKWRERPFVSQSNCFVVPPLKFAQDACRCLEVAVRGGMPVLLLSAGQAGATAPAALAGAIVQEVAECLAGLVYVNAIKPGAPAIFGTWCFVSDLRTGAMSGGSPEQALLSAASAQMAQFYDLTGGTASGMTDSKTPDAQAGYEKAYNHALVGNAGANMIYESAGMHASLLGFCLESLLIDNDIIGATQRTIKGIDVSDEHLSIETIRKTCLEGPGHYLGSEQTLQLMQTEYVYPLVGDRSNPKEWVEQGRPDSVARAQKKLKQIMNNHYPAHIPAAVDDAIRAKFPVRLEREFMRKG